A window of Equus caballus isolate H_3958 breed thoroughbred chromosome 10, TB-T2T, whole genome shotgun sequence contains these coding sequences:
- the FCGRT gene encoding IgG receptor FcRn large subunit p51 isoform X3, translating to MRVPPLLLLLFLLPGTLRAAESRPSLLYHFTAVSSPAPGAPAFWVSGWLGPQQYLSYNNLRAQAEPCGAWVWENQVSWYWEKETTDLRKKEKLFLDAFQVLTEEGPHTLQGLLGCELNPDNTSVPVAKFALDGEDFMEFDLKLGAWNGDWPEALAIGQRWARQADAVNNEKTFLLYSCPHRLLGHLERGRGNLEWKEPPSMRLKARPGSPGFSVLTCSAFSFYPPELQLRFLRNGLAAGSGEGDLGPNGDGSFYAWSSLTVKSGDEYHYRCWVQHAGLAQPLTVELESPAKSPMQVVGIVVGVLLLLVLAAGGALLWWRMRKGLPAPWISLRGDDIGALLPAPGLPKDADS from the exons ATGCGGGTCCcccctcttctcctcctgctcttcctcctgcccGGGACCCTGCGCGCAG CAGAGAGCCGGCCGTCCCTCCTGTACCACTTCACCGCCGTGTCCTCCCctgcccccggggctcccgccttCTGGGTGTCGGGCTGGCTGGGTCCCCAGCAGTACCTGAGCTATAACAACCTGCGAGCCCAGGCGGAGCCCTGCGGGGCTTGGGTCTGGGAAAACCAGGTGTCCTGGTATTGGGAGAAAGAGACCACAGacctgaggaagaaagagaagctcTTCCTGGACGCTTTCCAGGTCTTGACGGAAGAAG GTCCCCACACCCTGCAGGGTCTGCTGGGCTGCGAGCTGAACCCCGACAACACCTCCGTGCCCGTGGCCAAGTTCGCCCTGGACGGCGAGGACTTCATGGAGTTCGACCTCAAGCTGGGCGCCTGGAATGGGGACTGGCCTGAGGCCCTGGCCATCGGTCAGAGGTGGGCACGGCAGGCTGACGCGGTCAACAATGAGAAGACCTTTCTGCTCTACTCCTGTCCCCACAGGCTGCTGGGGCATCTGGAGAGGGGCCGTGGGAACCTCGAGTGGAAGG AGCCGCCCTCCATGCGCCTGAAGGCCCGACCGGGCAGCCCCGGCTTTTCTGTGCTCACGTGCAGTGCCTTCTCCTTCTACCCGCCGGAGCTGCAGCTGCGATTTCTACGGAACGGGCTGGCAGCTGGCTCTGGCGAGGGCGACCTTGGCCCCAACGGCGACGGCTCCTTCTATGCTTGGTCGTCGCTGACAGTCAAAAGCGGCGACGAATACCACTACCGCTGCTGGGTGCAGCACGCGGGGCTGGCACAGCCCCTCACTGTGGAGCTGG AATCACCAGCCAAGTCCCCGATGCAAGTGGTTGGAATCGTCGTCGGCGTCTTACTGCTCTTGGTGCTAGCTGCAGGAGGAGCGCTGCTGtggtggaggatgaggaaggGGCTGCCAG ccCCTTGGATCTCTCTCCGTGGAGACGATATAGGGGCCCTCCTGCCTGCTCCTGGCCTGCCCAAGGATGCTGACTCTTAG
- the RPS11 gene encoding small ribosomal subunit protein uS17 yields the protein MADIQTERAYQKQPTIFQNKKRVLLGETAKEKLPRYYKNIGLGFKTPKEAIEGTYIDKKCPFTGNVSIRGRILSGVVTKMKMQRTIVIRRDYLHYIRKYNRFEKRHKNMSVHLSPCFRDVQIGDIVTVGECRPLSKTVRFNVLKVTKAAGTKKQFQKF from the exons ATGGCGGACATTCAG ACCGAGCGCGCCTACCAGAAGCAGCCGACTATCTTTCAAAATAAGAAGAGGGTCCTGCTGGGAGAGACTGCCAAGGAGAAGCTCCCGCGATACTACAAGAACATCGGGCTGGGCTTCAAGACGCCCAAGGAG gCCATTGAGGGCACCTACATTGACAAGAAATGCCCGTTTACCGGTAATGTCTCCATCCGAGGGCGGATCCTGTCTG GTGTGGTGACCAAGATGAAGATGCAGAGGACCATTGTCATCCGTCGAGACTACCTCCACTACATCCGGAAGTACAACCGCTTTGAGAAGCGCCACAAGAACATGTCCGTGCACCTGTCCCCCTGCTTCAG GGACGTCCAGATTGGCGACATTGTCACAGTGGGCGAGTGCCGGCCCCTAAGCAAGACCGTGCGCTTCAATGTGCTCAAGGTCACCAAGGCCGCCGGCACCAAGAAGCAGTTCCAGAAGTTCTGA
- the FCGRT gene encoding IgG receptor FcRn large subunit p51 isoform X2 gives MKAWGVQWGLPLRMRVPPLLLLLFLLPGTLRAESRPSLLYHFTAVSSPAPGAPAFWVSGWLGPQQYLSYNNLRAQAEPCGAWVWENQVSWYWEKETTDLRKKEKLFLDAFQVLTEEGPHTLQGLLGCELNPDNTSVPVAKFALDGEDFMEFDLKLGAWNGDWPEALAIGQRWARQADAVNNEKTFLLYSCPHRLLGHLERGRGNLEWKEPPSMRLKARPGSPGFSVLTCSAFSFYPPELQLRFLRNGLAAGSGEGDLGPNGDGSFYAWSSLTVKSGDEYHYRCWVQHAGLAQPLTVELESPAKSPMQVVGIVVGVLLLLVLAAGGALLWWRMRKGLPAPWISLRGDDIGALLPAPGLPKDADS, from the exons ATGAAGGCCTGGGGGGTGCAATGGG GTCTCCCTCTCAGGATGCGGGTCCcccctcttctcctcctgctcttcctcctgcccGGGACCCTGCGCGCAG AGAGCCGGCCGTCCCTCCTGTACCACTTCACCGCCGTGTCCTCCCctgcccccggggctcccgccttCTGGGTGTCGGGCTGGCTGGGTCCCCAGCAGTACCTGAGCTATAACAACCTGCGAGCCCAGGCGGAGCCCTGCGGGGCTTGGGTCTGGGAAAACCAGGTGTCCTGGTATTGGGAGAAAGAGACCACAGacctgaggaagaaagagaagctcTTCCTGGACGCTTTCCAGGTCTTGACGGAAGAAG GTCCCCACACCCTGCAGGGTCTGCTGGGCTGCGAGCTGAACCCCGACAACACCTCCGTGCCCGTGGCCAAGTTCGCCCTGGACGGCGAGGACTTCATGGAGTTCGACCTCAAGCTGGGCGCCTGGAATGGGGACTGGCCTGAGGCCCTGGCCATCGGTCAGAGGTGGGCACGGCAGGCTGACGCGGTCAACAATGAGAAGACCTTTCTGCTCTACTCCTGTCCCCACAGGCTGCTGGGGCATCTGGAGAGGGGCCGTGGGAACCTCGAGTGGAAGG AGCCGCCCTCCATGCGCCTGAAGGCCCGACCGGGCAGCCCCGGCTTTTCTGTGCTCACGTGCAGTGCCTTCTCCTTCTACCCGCCGGAGCTGCAGCTGCGATTTCTACGGAACGGGCTGGCAGCTGGCTCTGGCGAGGGCGACCTTGGCCCCAACGGCGACGGCTCCTTCTATGCTTGGTCGTCGCTGACAGTCAAAAGCGGCGACGAATACCACTACCGCTGCTGGGTGCAGCACGCGGGGCTGGCACAGCCCCTCACTGTGGAGCTGG AATCACCAGCCAAGTCCCCGATGCAAGTGGTTGGAATCGTCGTCGGCGTCTTACTGCTCTTGGTGCTAGCTGCAGGAGGAGCGCTGCTGtggtggaggatgaggaaggGGCTGCCAG ccCCTTGGATCTCTCTCCGTGGAGACGATATAGGGGCCCTCCTGCCTGCTCCTGGCCTGCCCAAGGATGCTGACTCTTAG
- the FCGRT gene encoding IgG receptor FcRn large subunit p51 isoform X1 produces MKAWGVQWGLPLRMRVPPLLLLLFLLPGTLRAAESRPSLLYHFTAVSSPAPGAPAFWVSGWLGPQQYLSYNNLRAQAEPCGAWVWENQVSWYWEKETTDLRKKEKLFLDAFQVLTEEGPHTLQGLLGCELNPDNTSVPVAKFALDGEDFMEFDLKLGAWNGDWPEALAIGQRWARQADAVNNEKTFLLYSCPHRLLGHLERGRGNLEWKEPPSMRLKARPGSPGFSVLTCSAFSFYPPELQLRFLRNGLAAGSGEGDLGPNGDGSFYAWSSLTVKSGDEYHYRCWVQHAGLAQPLTVELESPAKSPMQVVGIVVGVLLLLVLAAGGALLWWRMRKGLPAPWISLRGDDIGALLPAPGLPKDADS; encoded by the exons ATGAAGGCCTGGGGGGTGCAATGGG GTCTCCCTCTCAGGATGCGGGTCCcccctcttctcctcctgctcttcctcctgcccGGGACCCTGCGCGCAG CAGAGAGCCGGCCGTCCCTCCTGTACCACTTCACCGCCGTGTCCTCCCctgcccccggggctcccgccttCTGGGTGTCGGGCTGGCTGGGTCCCCAGCAGTACCTGAGCTATAACAACCTGCGAGCCCAGGCGGAGCCCTGCGGGGCTTGGGTCTGGGAAAACCAGGTGTCCTGGTATTGGGAGAAAGAGACCACAGacctgaggaagaaagagaagctcTTCCTGGACGCTTTCCAGGTCTTGACGGAAGAAG GTCCCCACACCCTGCAGGGTCTGCTGGGCTGCGAGCTGAACCCCGACAACACCTCCGTGCCCGTGGCCAAGTTCGCCCTGGACGGCGAGGACTTCATGGAGTTCGACCTCAAGCTGGGCGCCTGGAATGGGGACTGGCCTGAGGCCCTGGCCATCGGTCAGAGGTGGGCACGGCAGGCTGACGCGGTCAACAATGAGAAGACCTTTCTGCTCTACTCCTGTCCCCACAGGCTGCTGGGGCATCTGGAGAGGGGCCGTGGGAACCTCGAGTGGAAGG AGCCGCCCTCCATGCGCCTGAAGGCCCGACCGGGCAGCCCCGGCTTTTCTGTGCTCACGTGCAGTGCCTTCTCCTTCTACCCGCCGGAGCTGCAGCTGCGATTTCTACGGAACGGGCTGGCAGCTGGCTCTGGCGAGGGCGACCTTGGCCCCAACGGCGACGGCTCCTTCTATGCTTGGTCGTCGCTGACAGTCAAAAGCGGCGACGAATACCACTACCGCTGCTGGGTGCAGCACGCGGGGCTGGCACAGCCCCTCACTGTGGAGCTGG AATCACCAGCCAAGTCCCCGATGCAAGTGGTTGGAATCGTCGTCGGCGTCTTACTGCTCTTGGTGCTAGCTGCAGGAGGAGCGCTGCTGtggtggaggatgaggaaggGGCTGCCAG ccCCTTGGATCTCTCTCCGTGGAGACGATATAGGGGCCCTCCTGCCTGCTCCTGGCCTGCCCAAGGATGCTGACTCTTAG
- the FCGRT gene encoding IgG receptor FcRn large subunit p51 isoform X4: protein MRVPPLLLLLFLLPGTLRAESRPSLLYHFTAVSSPAPGAPAFWVSGWLGPQQYLSYNNLRAQAEPCGAWVWENQVSWYWEKETTDLRKKEKLFLDAFQVLTEEGPHTLQGLLGCELNPDNTSVPVAKFALDGEDFMEFDLKLGAWNGDWPEALAIGQRWARQADAVNNEKTFLLYSCPHRLLGHLERGRGNLEWKEPPSMRLKARPGSPGFSVLTCSAFSFYPPELQLRFLRNGLAAGSGEGDLGPNGDGSFYAWSSLTVKSGDEYHYRCWVQHAGLAQPLTVELESPAKSPMQVVGIVVGVLLLLVLAAGGALLWWRMRKGLPAPWISLRGDDIGALLPAPGLPKDADS, encoded by the exons ATGCGGGTCCcccctcttctcctcctgctcttcctcctgcccGGGACCCTGCGCGCAG AGAGCCGGCCGTCCCTCCTGTACCACTTCACCGCCGTGTCCTCCCctgcccccggggctcccgccttCTGGGTGTCGGGCTGGCTGGGTCCCCAGCAGTACCTGAGCTATAACAACCTGCGAGCCCAGGCGGAGCCCTGCGGGGCTTGGGTCTGGGAAAACCAGGTGTCCTGGTATTGGGAGAAAGAGACCACAGacctgaggaagaaagagaagctcTTCCTGGACGCTTTCCAGGTCTTGACGGAAGAAG GTCCCCACACCCTGCAGGGTCTGCTGGGCTGCGAGCTGAACCCCGACAACACCTCCGTGCCCGTGGCCAAGTTCGCCCTGGACGGCGAGGACTTCATGGAGTTCGACCTCAAGCTGGGCGCCTGGAATGGGGACTGGCCTGAGGCCCTGGCCATCGGTCAGAGGTGGGCACGGCAGGCTGACGCGGTCAACAATGAGAAGACCTTTCTGCTCTACTCCTGTCCCCACAGGCTGCTGGGGCATCTGGAGAGGGGCCGTGGGAACCTCGAGTGGAAGG AGCCGCCCTCCATGCGCCTGAAGGCCCGACCGGGCAGCCCCGGCTTTTCTGTGCTCACGTGCAGTGCCTTCTCCTTCTACCCGCCGGAGCTGCAGCTGCGATTTCTACGGAACGGGCTGGCAGCTGGCTCTGGCGAGGGCGACCTTGGCCCCAACGGCGACGGCTCCTTCTATGCTTGGTCGTCGCTGACAGTCAAAAGCGGCGACGAATACCACTACCGCTGCTGGGTGCAGCACGCGGGGCTGGCACAGCCCCTCACTGTGGAGCTGG AATCACCAGCCAAGTCCCCGATGCAAGTGGTTGGAATCGTCGTCGGCGTCTTACTGCTCTTGGTGCTAGCTGCAGGAGGAGCGCTGCTGtggtggaggatgaggaaggGGCTGCCAG ccCCTTGGATCTCTCTCCGTGGAGACGATATAGGGGCCCTCCTGCCTGCTCCTGGCCTGCCCAAGGATGCTGACTCTTAG
- the RCN3 gene encoding reticulocalbin-3, protein MMWRPSLLLLLLLLRRGAQGKPSPDAGPHGQGRVHQAAPLSEAPHDDAHGNFQYDHEAFLGREVAKEFDQLSPEESRTRLGRIVDRMDRAGDGDGWVSLAELRAWIAHTQQRHIRDSVSAAWDTYDTDRDGRVGWEELRNATYGHYAPGEEFHDVEDAETYKKMLARDERRFRVADQDGDSMATREELTAFLHPEEFPHMRDIVIAETLEDLDKNRDGYVQVEEYIADLYSAEPGEEEPAWVQTEREQFRDFRDLNKDGRLDGSEVGHWVLPPAQDQPLVEANHLLHESDTDKDGRLSKAEILSNWNMFVGSQATNYGEDLTRHHDEL, encoded by the exons ATGATGTGGCGCCCATcacttctgctgctgctgttgctgctcaGGCGCGGAGCCCAGGGGAAGCCGTCCCCTGACGCCGGCCCTCATGGCCAGGGGAGGGTGCACCAGGCGGCCCCCCTGAGCGAGGCCCCTCACGACGACGCCCATGGGAACTTCCAGTACGACCATGAGGCTTTCCTGGGACGAGAAGTGGCCAAGGAATTCGACCAACTCAGCCCAGAGGAAAGCCGAACCCGTCTGGG GCGCATCGTGGACCGCATGGACCGCGCGGGGGACGGGGACGGCTGGGTGTCGCTGGCCGAGCTCCGCGCGTGGATCGCGCACACGCAGCAGCGGCACATACGGGACTCGGTGAGCGCGGCCTGGGACACGTACGACACGGACCGCGACGGCCGTGTGGGTTGGGAGGAGCTGCGCAACGCCACCTATGGCCACTACGCGCCCG GTGAAGAATTTCACGACGTGGAGGACGCGGAGACCTACAAGAAGATGCTGGCCCGCGATGAGCGGCGGTTCCGGGTGGCAGACCAGGACGGGGACTCCATGGCCACTCGGGAGGAGCTGACAGCCTTCTTGCACCCTGAGGAGTTCCCCCACATGCGAGACATCGTGATTGCT GAAACCCTGGAGGACCTGGACAAGAACAGAGACGGCTACGTGCAAGTGGAGGAGTACATTG CGGACCTGTACTCGGCGGAGCCCGGGGAGGAGGAGCCGGCCTGGGTGCAGACGGAGCGGGAGCAGTTCCGGGACTTCCGGGATCTGAACAAGGACGGGCGGCTGGACGGCAGTGAGGTGGGCCACTGGGTGCTGCCGCCGGCCCAGGACCAGCCTCTGGTGGAGGCCAACCACCTGCTGCACGAGAGCGACACGGACAAG GACGGGCGTCTGAGCAAAGCCGAGATCCTGAGCAACTGGAACATGTTCGTGGGCAGCCAGGCCACCAACTACGGCGAGGACCTGACGCGGCACCACGACGAGCTCTGA